In Rhineura floridana isolate rRhiFlo1 chromosome 1, rRhiFlo1.hap2, whole genome shotgun sequence, the following proteins share a genomic window:
- the FOXE1 gene encoding forkhead box protein E1 codes for MTAESPQSSTCASGHTDSETGSVSRLPALVKVEPPPPGEALEPEPSEEEVAAAGGSRPAGRRRKRPVQRGKPPYSYIALIAMAIAHAPERRLTLGGIYRFITERFPFYRDGPRKWQNSIRHNLTLNDCFIKVPREPGRPGKGSYWALDPHARDMFESGSFLRRRKRFKRSDLSTYPAYMHETQAQPVGPPLSTAYAPPAALCYPSQPPLFSLGPLMAQPSPELAQQHSPDITPSPGNACSFAGAAAYSSQGCAAGPGLHRPHNAMPYAYPLPGTQQLQVNQGTYSQSSSNHLFGASARLGMPTSPPLSNDTMDFYGRMSPGSYSSLAHGYNATGQLGSPGAYLRHAAYSSNMERFVSAI; via the coding sequence ATGACGGCTGAGAGCCCCCAGTCGTCGACGTGCGCATCGGGCCATACAGACTCCGAAACGGGGTCCGTGTCCAGGCTCCCCGCGCTGGTAAAGGTGGAGCCGCCTCCCCCTGGAGAGGCCTTGGAGCCGGAGCCGTCGGAAGAAGAGGTGGCAGCGGCGGGAGGATCGCGCCCTGCCGGACGCCGCAGGAAGCGGCCGGTGCAGCGCGGAAAGCCCCCCTACAGTTACATCGCTCTTATCGCCATGGCCATCGCGCACGCCCCGGAGAGGCGCTTGACTTTGGGTGGCATCTACCGCTTCATCACGGAGCGCTTCCCTTTTTACCGCGACGGGCCCCGCAAGTGGCAGAACAGCATCCGCCACAACCTCACGCTCAACGACTGCTTCATTAAGGTGCCCCGAGAGCCCGGCCGGCCGGGTAAAGGCAGCTACTGGGCCCTCGATCCACACGCCCGGGACATGTTCGAGAGCGGGAGCTTCTTGCGCCGCAGGAAGCGCTTCAAGCGGAGCGACCTTTCCACGTACCCGGCCTACATGCACGAGACGCAGGCCCAGCCCGTTGGGCCTCCCCTGAGCACGGCGTACGCGCCTCCCGCCGCCCTCTGCTACCCGTCCCAGCCGCCCCTCTTCAGTTTAGGCCCCCTGATGGCGCAGCCGAGTCCGGAGCTGGCCCAGCAGCACAGCCCGGACATAACACCCTCCCCTGGCAATGCCTGCTCCTTCGCTGGAGCCGCAGCCTACTCCAGCCAAGGCTGCGCAGCAGGTCCTGGCCTCCACAGGCCCCACAACGCCATGCCTTACGCCTACCCGCTCCCCGGTACCCAGCAGCTCCAGGTTAACCAAGGTACCTACTCGCAGAGCAGCAGCAACCACCTCTTTGGGGCCTCTGCCCGTCTAGGGATGCCTACCTCGCCCCCACTTAGTAATGACACTATGGATTTCTATGGCAGGATGTCTCCTGGCTCCTATAGTTCCTTGGCTCATGGGTACAATGCCACTGGGCAGCTCGGTAGCCCTGGTGCCTACCTGCGGCATGCCGCCTATTCCAGCAACATGGAAAGATTTGTTTCTGCCATCTGA